The following proteins are encoded in a genomic region of Microcoleus sp. AS-A8:
- a CDS encoding Uma2 family endonuclease, producing the protein MTASILTAIQKADTLQIPQWQPATWEDYLRYRDDPTPERMRLFFNGNSLLVDMGSEGINHARVSDLFTLLFGFWFSQFVVQTAESLGRCLLEKPNQRAAAPDLVLYIGEGVPQWQPGELRRIDLTQWRVPDLVGEISDTTLATDLDEKKKLYAALEIPEYWVIDVQGKRVIAFRLQADKKYQQCVYSVALKGLPIPLLDQTLERLVEETNISAASWFARQIAGFNVE; encoded by the coding sequence ATGACAGCATCCATTCTCACAGCCATCCAAAAAGCTGATACCCTACAAATTCCCCAATGGCAGCCAGCGACTTGGGAAGATTACTTACGCTATCGCGACGATCCTACTCCTGAGAGAATGAGATTGTTTTTCAATGGCAACTCTCTTCTTGTTGATATGGGTTCAGAAGGTATTAACCACGCTAGAGTGAGTGACTTATTTACACTGCTGTTTGGCTTTTGGTTCAGTCAGTTTGTAGTGCAAACGGCGGAGTCTCTGGGACGTTGCTTACTGGAAAAGCCCAATCAACGTGCCGCAGCACCCGATTTAGTGCTGTATATCGGAGAAGGTGTGCCGCAATGGCAACCCGGTGAACTCCGTCGAATTGATCTGACTCAGTGGCGAGTTCCTGACTTAGTGGGTGAAATCTCTGATACGACGCTGGCAACTGACTTAGATGAAAAGAAAAAACTCTATGCTGCTCTGGAAATCCCTGAGTATTGGGTAATTGATGTGCAGGGGAAACGAGTGATTGCGTTTCGGTTGCAAGCTGATAAGAAGTATCAGCAATGTGTTTACTCTGTAGCATTGAAAGGGTTGCCAATTCCCCTTCTAGACCAAACCTTAGAACGCTTGGTTGAGGAAACTAATATTAGTGCGGCTAGCTGGTTTG